In Oryzias melastigma strain HK-1 linkage group LG18, ASM292280v2, whole genome shotgun sequence, one DNA window encodes the following:
- the LOC112158956 gene encoding retinal guanylyl cyclase 1 (The sequence of the model RefSeq protein was modified relative to this genomic sequence to represent the inferred CDS: added 60 bases not found in genome assembly), whose protein sequence is AKLILTLDDIVFIDTQVSRKKLNDESIMRSLLEIKTPLRSIARSYILTTPESSNIGILEGDWVWLKKIPVGKTATPVNQNTQNLFSQLREMRHENLNLYLGLFVDSGILALVVEHCPRGSLADLLADGDVRLDWMFKSSLLMDLIKGMKYLHLRGLTHGRLKSTNCLVDGRFVLKITDYGLPMILQSQNLSLPEDPQDLLWTSPELLRNPVRGGSFAGDVFSFSIIIQEVISRTLPFAMMDMPAHGSAEAGERESAARDPLDSSPERQATASRSRRRRRFPLAADTEETAEAPGGGPVTPGRSASRPGSTKAGSEAAADAVGSGQEKAGPVAPQRPAAELDVTVMLDVQVETIGDAYMVASGVPNRNGNRHAAEVSNMSLDILHSIGAFKIKHMPEIKVKIRIGLHSGPVVAGVVGLTMPRYCLFGDTVTTASLMEASGLPYRIHISLSTVKVLTSLKVGYLIETRKAQVKGTEDTYWLMGRDGFNKPLPIPPDLIGGASNHGISLDEIPVERRQKFLDRQKLMKK, encoded by the exons AAACTGAATGACGAGTCCATCATGAGGAGTCTGCTGGAGATTAAGACGCCGCTGCGCTCGATTGCTCGGAGTTACATCCTGACGACTCCAGAGAGCTCCAACATCGGAATCCTGGAG GGCGACTGGGTTTGGCTGAAAAAGATTCCTGTTGGAAAAACAGCAACACCTGTCAACCAAAACACCCAGAATCTCTTCAGCCAG CTGAGAGAGATGCGGCACGAGAACCTCAACCTGTACCTGGGGTTGTTCGTGGACTCTGGGATTCTGGCTCTGGTGGTGGAACACTGTCCTCGAGGAAGTCTGGCTGACCTGCTGGCCGACGGGGACGTCAGACTGGACTGGATGTTCAAGTCTTCACTGCTCATGGATCTGATCAAG GGGATGAAGTACCTCCATCTGCGAGGTCTGACTCACGGCCGTCTCAAGTCCACCAACTGTTTGGTGGATGGacgttttgttttgaaaatcacAGACTACGGACTTCCCATGATCCTTCAGTCCCAGAACCTCAGCCTTCCTGAAGACCCTCAAG ATCTGTTGTGGACCTCACCAGAACTCCTGAGGAACCCGGTCCGAGGAGGTTCATTTGCTGGTGATGTCTTCAGTTTCTCCATCATCATACAGGAAGTGATCTCCAGAACTTTACCCTTCGCTATGATGGACATGCCTGCACATG GATCCGCTGAAGCTGGTGAGCGGGAGAGTGCGGCGCGCGATCCCCTGGACAGCTCGCCCGAGCGTCAGGCCACGGCCTCGCGGAGCAGACGGCGGCGGCGTTTCCCTCTCGCGGCGGACACCGAAGAAACAGCTGAGGCCCCCGGCGGAGGCCCCGTGACTCCAGGGAGAAGCGCGTCCCGACCAGGCTCCACCAAGGCGGGCTCCGAGGCAGCAGCAGACGCCGTTGGATCCGGACAGGAGAAAGCGGGACCCGTCGCTCCGCAGAGACCCGCAGCAGAGCTGGATGTCACG GTAATGCTTGACGTACAGGTGGAGACCATTGGAGACGCCTACATGGTAGCTTCAGGCGTCCCCAACAGAAATGGAAACCGTCATGCAGCTGAAGTGTCAAACATGTCTCTGGACATCCTCCATTCCATCGGAGCCTTTAAGATCAAACACATGCCAGAGATCAAAGTCAAAATCCGCATTGGACTGCACTCAG GTCCAGTGGTTGCAGGAGTGGTTGGTCTGACCATGCCCAGATACTGTCTCTTTGGAGACACCGTGACAACAGCCTCACTCATGGAGGCCAGCGGCCTGC CTTACCGGATCCACATTAGTCTGAGTACGGTCAAAGTCCTGACCAGTCTCAAAGTGGGGTACCTGATAGAGACGAGGAAGGCCCAG GTTAAAGGCACAGAGGACACATACTGGCTGATGGGTCGGGATGGTTTCAATAAACCACTTCCTattcctccagatctgattggagG GGCCAGCAATCACGGCATCTCTCTCGATGAAATTCCTGTGGAAAGAAGACAAAAGTTTTTGGACCGACAGAAACTGATGAAGAAATAG
- the LOC118600103 gene encoding uncharacterized protein LOC118600103 (The sequence of the model RefSeq protein was modified relative to this genomic sequence to represent the inferred CDS: added 107 bases not found in genome assembly), giving the protein MKMAVFNVRSLLNKSFIINDLILDHDLTCLFLTETWLGTDAPAILTEASPPNFNFLFSIRGGKKGGGTASIAHETISSENIVFDKYSSFEDHAFLFGAPPVLAVTVYRPPNPPSCFIEEFSEFLSSVHIRFNRILITGDFNLHVYKNDDVYACEFLNLLSSMDFKQHVTQATHNRGHTLDLVITYGLSAGVSSVVDLAISDHCCVFFNVTSEIQQEASVRTVRKRYINPEVAASFINNFNQTPAQTSSASCDFMVDDFNNRLQSSLDAVAPVKTKTLRTTVKTPWKTDDIRCLKQKCRRAERRYRKTKLMIHKDIFKEQLKIYNNSIKKARTLYFSNLISENKNNPKVLFKTIDILINKDFNKSSMLSSNAACEDFADHFMGKINAIRSSLSPVPNSCSTDHQHWFYLRKHWGVLSWLMWKCLVEFYPK; this is encoded by the coding sequence atgaaaatggctgtttttaaTGTCAGATCACTTTTAAACAAGTCTTTTATCATCAATGATCTGATTTTAGACCATGATTTaacttgtctgtttttaactgaaacctggCTTGGCACTGATGCTCCAGCTATTCTCACTGAGGCTTCTCCacctaattttaactttttattttctatcagggGAGGTAAGAAAGGTGGTGGCACAGCATCGATAGCTCACGAAACAATATCAtctgaaaatattgtatttgacAAATACTCTTCGTTTGAGGATCATGCTTTCCTCTTTGGTGCCCCACCTGTTTTAGCTGTCACAGTGTATAGACCACCAAACcctccttcctgttttattgaagaattttctgaatttttatcatcTGTTCATATTAGATTTAATAGGATTTTAATTACTggtgattttaatttacatgtttataaaaatgatgatGTCTATGcttgtgagtttttaaatcttcttagCAGCATGGATTTTAAACAACATGTCACACAGGCCACTCACAACAGAGGACACACCCTCGACCTCGTCATCACCTACGGTCTGTCTGCCGGGGTGTCCTCTGTTGTTGATTTAGCAATATCAGAtcactgctgtgtgttttttaatgtcaccagTGAAATCCAGCAGGAAGCCTCAGTGAGAACTGTGAGGAAACGGTATATAAATCCTGAAGTGGCTGcaagttttattaataattttaaccaAACTCCTGCTCAAACTTCATCTGCATCCTGTGATTTTATGGTTGATGATTTTAATAACAGACTTCAGTCTTCCTTAGATGCAGTGGctccagtaaaaacaaaaacattaagaaccaCTGTTAAAACACCATGGAAGACTGACGACATAAGGTGTCTGAAACAGAAGtgcagaagagcagagaggagatacAGGAAGACAAAACTAATGAttcataaagacatttttaaagaacaactCAAAATTTACAATAACTCCATTAAAAAGGCCAGAACACTATACTTTTCAAATctaatttcagaaaataaaaacaatcccaaagttctttttaaaacaatagatattttaataaataaagattttaataagTCCTCCATGCTGTCATCTAATGCTGCATGTGAGGACTTCGCAGACCACTTCATGGGTAAAATCAATGCTATAAGATCGAGCCTTTCACCTGTGC